The window CAGCCGATATCGATTAATAAATTTACCCGAGCAAGGCAGGAATTTTACCTTTTCTGTAAAAATAACAATTTAATTAACGCAAACTACTTGCGTTTGTAGTTTGCGGATGTATATTTGCAATTATGTTGCATTAGTAATATTGTTGCAAATGAAAAGAAGACTTTACCTTTCATTACCAATTCTGCTGATATTCAATTTTGCTTGTTTAGAAGAAGCGGAGGATATACAGTTTGATGAACCACAGATCAATCCTTTAGAAGGCCTGCAAAGTATTTCACCCCAATACTTCAAGATTGTAAGACCGGATGAGAACGAGATACCCTTAGCCTTTTCAGTTCAAGATGATTCAGGGATCGAAGAAATTAAAATTGAATCTCATTCAGGCTTTGATGGGCACACACATGGTAGATTGGCCTTTGCTAACAATTTTCTATTGTTCAATTACTTTCATGTCATCGAAGCATCCGAATTAGAAGATCCTACATTTTTTTCCACAATTGAAGATGATAATTTAACGATCTACTTGGATGAAAGACATGATGGATTAGGTGAGGATGATAACATTTTGGCTGGCCCCTATCACTTTTCCATTACAGCTACTGATGTGGATGGAAATGAAACCAGTTACAGAGAGAATACGACTTATCATACCGTCATTTATATTCAAAGACCCTACGCGCCACAAATAGAAATCAACTCAGACGATTTATCCAGGGGCGAAATAAGAGGTAGAATATTTAGGAATACAGCCCATGAATTGTCTTCTGACATAGGGTTTCTTTGGTTGTTTATTGAGAAAAAAGATCCCGAAAAGCCTAATCAGGAAGGCGAAATTATGGAAGAGTGGATTTGGGGTGAAGCTAATTGGCCACATCAATTTAGAGAAAATAGCGGGAAAGCCCTTCCTAGCTCTCAGGAAATCGATATCAAAAGCTTAATCGAAAGTGAAAATATATCTTTCGATTTAGCCGAGGATGAAAGAATGGTCTTCTGGATAGAAGACGCTAACGGAAATATAACTGTAGAATACATTGATAACTAATAAATTTAATTGTAATGAAAACAACTTTGATTAAAATTTGGAGCCTGATCTTTTTGATTGCTTTATTTTCTGCTTGTAATGATGATATAGATGATGTAGCTGATGATTTGGAATCTTTTGAAGAAATGGAAAGCTCTTGGGTAAGATTGTCATTGATGGATCAAAATGGAATTGATGTTATGCAACCCAATAATAGACAAATTCATGCAAGAGTTGAAGGGAACTTAGTTGAAGGAGCAAGATACTATACCAGTAATTCGGGAAGATATCTAATTGCAATTGATAGAGCGGGCGGTGCAGTGAAATTCTTTGATTCTGGTGTAGAATTTCATATTGATCATGGTCACGAACATACACCAAAATGGTTAGATTTAGAAGTTAATACTTTATTGCCAACCCACTTCGGAAGCTCATTAGGTCATATGGTGATATTTAATGATGGTGATGGCTCCATTACCCATATAAATGAGGCTCAATTAGAGATTCCTACCTACTCACCCGTTACTTATTCTTTTGAAAATACGGTTGCACATCATGGAGCTGGTTTTAGGTTAGAAAATGGTCAGTTTGTTACAACTTTCAAAAATAATAATGAGCCTGGCGGATTGCCTCAAATGGTGAAATTTGTTGAAAGTAATGGAAATGTAATAGACGATAATGGTGGAGTAGAAGTGGGAGCTATCCATGGAGATGCTTCTAATGGACATCACGGTATATTTGGAAGTACAGATGGAGTTATTTTAGTGAATGATGAAGGGGAAATTAGTTTAATTGAGAACACTGGCGACTTAAATTCAGAATCAGGCAACTGGTTAGGGACTTTAAAAGGACATGATAATTCAAAGATGTTTTTTGCACGATCTAGAAATGTAGGAGCTTTTATGATCGATCCTGAAAATAAATCTATGACTCAAATTTATGCAGGTTCCGATGTAGTGGGAGATATGTTTAGCTTTGATGGGAAGTATTATATTTTACATACTGCAGATAATATGTTGAGAGTATTTGATGCGCATGATGGAGTTGAAATTGCCAGCAGAATGGTAGAAATGGCAGATATTCCTGAAGCTGAAGGTCACGATCATAGATCAGCTTTATCAGAAATTGAAATTTTAAGAAAAATGGACGATCCTGATCCGGTTTTAGTTTGTTCCGATAAATTCTTATACGTTTTGTCTACTAATAGAACTCAAATCAAAGTTTTAGAAATTGACGATTTACATCACGTAGAAACAATTGAATTAGATAATGCAGTTGAAAGTATGATGAAAAATGGGTTTTCATTAGAAGGTGATGATGATCATGATCACGATCACGATCATTGAAAATTGCTTTAATAGTTTCGGTAAATGAATTGGGGATTAGGCTCCCCATTCATTTGAATTAAAATACTAAGGGAGTGTAAACAAGGTAAAATTTTAGTGATTAAGCTTGGTCCAGTCATATTATTAGATTTTGGTTAGTTAGCTGGTAATCACTCCCTTTTTTTCTATTTCTCTTCATCTTTTTTATCCATCCAACGAAGGCTAAGAAATGAGCTAACCAGGCCAATTCCGCCAAAGATGAAGATGCCTGATACATATAGGACTTCATTATTATTTTTCATGTCAAGCGCATTATCAAGTATAACGGCAAAGACAATCCCTAAACCAATACCGATAGCCATCATTCCTATAACTAAGGCAATAGCATAGACCGGATGTCTCTTTCTTTGCACTTTAGGTGCCTGAAATAATGAGGCATCAGCGCCAGCTTCAATTAAGGCTAGCCTTTCTTTATTTCGAGTGTAAAAGAAATAGTAGCTAATACCGAAGATTGTAGCGAAAAGGGATATAAATACGATTACTGCTTCCATGATTAATGTTTGTTTGTTTTAAAATTGATTTATGCCCTTTGGACAAGCGAAACTTTAAACTGGTTACAGCTTTTCTAAAATATTTTTAATTGCAGCTTCTTATAATTAATAGAAACCTGTCGGATTTGGATAGGTATTCGAGTTATCAAAAAAACTAGCCCATTCAAAGGAGGAATACATCAGAGTATGCATGATCAAGCTATCCCCTTGAGGGGATTATAGGGGTGTGAATTAAGAAAAGTATCATGTAATAAGTATCAAGTTTTAATTAATTGGTTTCATGTAGTAAGTAATTAGTAATTAGTAATGATAAACCTGTCAGGTTTCCAGAATTTAAAATCCAATAGGTAATTTTCATTATAGTATAGATCTCACTAAAACTTGACAGGTTTTATAAAAGTAGACCATCGAACCGGGATGGAAGGGTGAAAATGCGGGCCAGAGTTGGCCTTGTGCATGGAAGCATATTGCTTGTCTGAATATTGGCTGATCACTTTGATTTTTTCTAATGTTAACATCCCCCTAGCCCCCTTCAAAGGGGGAGTCTCCAAAGCATTCATTATCAAATTATTTCCTTGAGGGGATTATGGGGGTGTGAAAGTAGTAAGTATTAAGTTATAAGTTTTAGGTAATAGGTTTTGTTTAAAACTTACCAATTCATTATTCTTTTAAAAAATCCGTAAATTTCTGTAACCATACTTTGATTAGGCTTGTCCAAACCATATCAAAACTTAAAAATTGGAAGAAAAGCATCTGAACAATATTATCGAAGAAGTAAAGCGAGGGAATTACCATGCTTTTAATGCTATTATTGTTGCGCATGAAGTTCAGGCCTATAATCTGGCTTTTCGTATCGTGAAGAATAGGGAGGATGCTGAAGAAATAGCTCAGGATAGTTTTGTAAAAGCGTATAAAAGAATCAAATCATTTAAGGGAGATTCAAAGTTTAGTACCTGGCTGTATCGTATTGTTTATAATAATAGTATTAATAAATTAAGAGCAAATAAAAGGTTTAAGCTTAATGATGAAATAGAGGATGATCAAATTGGAACTTCAGTTTCCGATCATAGCATGCAGAATTTACTGGATCAGGAAAGAAAAGACTTCATAAAGCAAGCGTTGAACAAATTGAATCCTCAGGAAAGTACTTTAATCACATTGTATTATCAAAATGAATGTGATTTAAAGGAGATAGAAGAAATAACAGGTGTGAATAAGAATAATTTAAAAGTGCAATTACACCGAGCGCGTAAAAGATTAGAGCAGCATTTAAAACAAATGCTTCCAAATGAATTAGAAAGCATAAGATGATGGAAGAGCAAGAATTTAAAGATTTATTGAATGATAATGTAGAAGGCCCTTCATATGGTTTTTCTACTAAAACCATGCGTAAAATTGAAGCCTATGAAGCATCCAAGCCAAGTTTTGTAAGGAGCGGAAGTAGGTCAATTATTGCTTATATAATTCCAATAGTGTTTTTGGTTTTAATCATTACCACCCTATTTATAAATGATTCTAGCTTGATTAATTTCAATATTAGCTTACCAGATTTTAAAACTGTTTGGTTAAAAGTGAATTTACATATTAGTTGGATACTGGGTTCTATAGGATTAACTGCCGGCTTCTGGGCCTGGATTTGGTGGGAGAAAAAGAATTTCAGGTTTAGATAGAATTAAACATCCCCCTAGCCCCCTTCAAAGGGGGAGTCTCCAAAGCTTGCATTATCAATATATCCCCTTGAGAGGATTTTAGGGGTGTGAAAGTAGTAAGTATTAATTTGTAAGTTTTAGGTAATAGAAAACCTGTCAGGTTTCGAGAACAATTATTCATCTAATATTAGATTTTATCAATTAAAATAGCCAGCAAAAACCTGACAGCTTTCAGATAGTAATTAAATGAGAATAACAAAAATTCGGGCCAGAGATGGCCTTGTGCATGGAAGCATATTGCTTGTCCGACAACTGGCTGATCACTTTGATTTTTTATAATGTTAACATCCCCCTAGCCCCCTTCAAAGGGGGAGTCTCCAAAGCATGTATTATCAGGCTATCCCCTTGAGGGGATTATAGGGGTGTCAAATTCTAAACCTGACAGGTTTTGATCAAAAGGAGGATGAGGTTTTACTCCTCCTTCTTCTCTAGAATAGTCTCTAAATAATGCTCTTCCACTCCAAATTCTTGCTTTAAACCTTCAATTTTGGCGTTAATGGCTTCCATGTTTGGACTTTTGCTCGCTTTGCTGCCGACTAGCATTACATTTTTACGCGTATGCTCATTAGAGATAAACTCAAATACTTTGGTGTTATATTGATTTTTCTCTAAAAGTAAAGCACGTATGGTATCGGTAACCATCTCAAACTGACGCTCTTTAAAAATACCAAACTTCAAGATAGGATTTTCCTGAGTGGTTCCTTTTACGCTTTGCCTAACCTGCTTATGGCAGCATGGTGCACAAATAATAAGAGATGATTTAGAAACTAAGCCTTTATAAATCGCATCATCAGTGGCCGTATCGCAAGCGTGTAATGCTATCAGAATATCAATTTGATCCTTATCGTAATTTTCAATCCTTTCAGAAACGAAGGATAAGTTTTCATACCCACACTTATTGGCTACATCATTACAATAGTTAACCAGTTCCTCTCTTAGCTCAATTCCTGTAACTTTTACGTCTAAGTTTTTAGTATTGTATAGATAATCATAAAGCGCAAAGGTTAAATACCCTTTGCCCGAGCCCATATCTACTATATTCACTTGCTTAGGTAGATCAGTAGATTTGATGAGCCCATCAATGATCTCCAGGTATTTGTTAATCTGCTTAAACTTATCCGCCATCTTTGGGATCAATTTTCCCTGCTTATCTTTTATTCCTAAATGAACTAAGAATTCACTTTCTTCAGCACGTTTCACTTTTTGTTTATCGTGATGCTCAGGAAGCTTATTGCTGAAGGTAGGAGGGGTATTCGTTATCGTAGCTTTTCCCTTTTTATTAATCCGAAGGGCTACATCTTTCTCTAGCGTAAATAAAGTCGCGATGCGGAAAGCATCTTGCAACAATTTTTCTAGTTCCTGAATAGCTTCTTTAGCAGTATAGTTTTTTACCTGATCGTTGGTTTTGTAGCGATAGGTAAAAGAGAGGAGCTTCTCATTTTTAATTTCTACTTCACGTAGATATACATTCGCTAAGTCTGCTGACTTCCGAATGGGTTTACTTAAAGTAAGTTTTACAAATAAATCCTCTTTTAAGGATTTTTCCATTTCCTGAAAAAACTGCTGCATCTCCTTCATCTTAAATACAAAGCTACAAATGGTGATAATAAAAAGCTATGCCTTGGACAGGTTTTGATAGAAGTAAAGGTAAAATGTGAAAGTTGTAAGCTAAATAAGTTGTAAGTAATAAGTAATAGGTTTTTTCTATTCGATTCTTTAAAAATATAACATCCCCCTAGCCCCCTTCGAAGGGGGAATCTCAAAAGCATGCATTATCAATCTATCTTATCCCCTTGAGGGGATTATTGGGGTGTCTTGTATTAGAAAGTTAAAGCTGATAAAACCTGTCAGGTTTCCAGTACTTAGAATTTGCAAAAAATAGTTTCTTTATGAGCTATATTTTATCAAAACCTGACAGGTTTCAGATAGTAATTAAATGAGAATGACAAAAATTCGGGCCAGAGATGGCCTTGTGCATGGAAGCATATTGCTTGTCCGAAAAATGGCTGATTATGCTGATTTTTTCTAATGTTAACAACTTCCTAGCCTCCTTCAAAGGGGGAACCTCCAAAGCCTGCATCATCAAGCTATCCCCTTGAGGGGATTATAGGGGTGTCTTGTATTAGGAAATTAAAGCTGATAAAACCTGTCAGGTTTCTAATACTTAGAATTTGCAAAAAAATAATTTCTTTATGAGCTATATTTTATTAAAACCTGACAGGTTTCAGATAGTAATTAAATGAGAATAACAAAAATTCGGGCCAGTGTTGGCCTTGTGCATGGAAGCATATTGCTTGTCCGACAACTGGCTGATCATTTTAATTTTTTCTAGTGTTAACATCCCCCTAACCCCCTTCGAAGGGGGAACATTTCCTAGCCTGCATCATCAAGCTATCCCCTTGAGGGGATTATAGGGGCGTTGTTATTTTTCCATGCAAAAAAAAGCAGACTTTTCAGTCTGCTTTTGATGTTCCCTTTTGAAAACTAATATTATTGATAGTAGAATCTTTCGTGAACGATCTGACCGTTTTCCCACTTCTGAACGCCTACTTGTTCCATGTTTACTCTGTTACCATCTTTGAATGTAACATCCATAGTAGTTTCATGCATTACGATACCTGCTTCTTCATTAGAAGTAATCGCTTTCACTTCCATTCCGTGGAATTCTTCGATCATTCCTAAGAATTCTTCTTCGTGCTTTCTGCATTCTGCTTTCCCAGTCCAAGTACCTCTTGGCTCAGTGATTACCACTGGCTCACCGTAATACTTGTCGAATGCGTCTAATAATTTTCCTTCGCCTATCATCTTATAGATGTCTTCGCATTTTTCTCTTAATGTCATAATAGTAGTGTTTGTTAAAAAATTATATGTATATACATACAATATTGAAAAAGGTTTGAAAATAGTTTAAATATTTAATCAATATTAATGTAGATTAATACTTCACTATTGAGCATTGCCTCATAATTATAATAATGATGAATATAAGGCCTTATCAGTCAGCTTATTTTCAAAAAGTACTAGCGCTATTTGATCTTAATACACCCCAATATTTTGCTGAAAGTGAAAAAGCAGATTTGGAAGAATATTTACAGCAAAAACGGGAAGATTATTTTGTGGTGGAGGAAAATGGAGAATTTATAGGGGCAGGAGGAATTAATTACGATCCTGATCGAGCAGTAATTTCTTGGGATTTTATTCATCCTGAATGGCAAGGAAAAGGAATTGGAAGAAGATTAATGGATTTTAGATTAGCTTATATTCGATCGCAAAAGCAATATGAAAAAGTGATAGTAAGAACCTCTCAATTGGCCTCCGGCTATTACGAAAAAATGGGCTTCAATCTACTGGAAGTAAAAAAAGATTTTTGGGCTGAAGGCTTTGATTTATATTTTATGGAGCAGACCATTTCAGCAGGATCATATTAATTACCCGCTTTTTTCGATAAACACCTAAAGTTTTAGGATGTATTTCAAATAAAATCCTATACATTTATAGTTCATCAAAAACCAAAACCCAAAGTCGAATTTCAAATTAATTTTCTGAGGGTTTGTTAAAAAATTATAGTCTGTATAAAGTAAGTTTAGTTATTTTAAATACAGAATGTTAGATATAAGACACGCTAATGTGCTTTATACAGTTTTTGGGCTGCATAAAAAAAGAATATGAGTACAAATCAAGATAACGCTGCACAGTCATTAGTTGGGAAAAAACTCAAAAACGGTTGGACAGTTTCAAAAAAAATTGAACCGAAAGAAGGATCAACAGGAGGGTTCTTTAGTGTTTGCTATGTAGTTACTCGCGGTGATGAAGAAGCATTTCTTAAAGCTCTAAATTTTCAGGCGTTCTTTCAAATGTTTAGAGGTCGACCAATTGTAGAGATAATAAATGAGCAAACCAATGCCTATCAATTTGAAAGGGATTTACTTCTGAGATGTAAAAACAATAAGCTATCTAAAGTTTCCATGGTTATTGATGAAGGAGAAGAAGTTCTAGAGGGATTTACAATACCAAATGTTCCTTACCTCATTTTTGAAATGTCTGATGGCGATGTTAGATCACATATGAATTTTAGTAAGGATGTAGAAATCGCTTGGAAATTGCAATCGCTTCATAATGTAGCTGTTGGTCTAAAACAACTGCATGGTGTTGAAATTGGGCATCAGGATTTGAAGCCATCAAATGTTCTTCTATATCAAGATGGAGTCGTTTCAAAAGTCGGTGACTTGGGCAGATCACTTTGTGCTGAAATAGAAGCTCCACATGAAAATGGAGGAGACTTCCCAGGTGATCTAAACTATGCACCAACAGAGTTTCTTTATAGATACATCGACCCTGATTGGAATTTTAGAGTTCGATCTACCGACATGTATTTATTTGGGAGCCTTATAGTCTTCTATTTCTCAGGAGCTAATATGACTGCTTTAATTGGTAAAAATCTCGATCCACAATTCAAATGGACACAATGGCGAGGGAAATTCGAAGGAGTTCATGATTATTTAGTTGATGCATTTTACAAAGCAATTAAAGAATTCAAATCATCAATAAGCGACAAA is drawn from Marivirga arenosa and contains these coding sequences:
- a CDS encoding DUF4625 domain-containing protein, with translation MKRRLYLSLPILLIFNFACLEEAEDIQFDEPQINPLEGLQSISPQYFKIVRPDENEIPLAFSVQDDSGIEEIKIESHSGFDGHTHGRLAFANNFLLFNYFHVIEASELEDPTFFSTIEDDNLTIYLDERHDGLGEDDNILAGPYHFSITATDVDGNETSYRENTTYHTVIYIQRPYAPQIEINSDDLSRGEIRGRIFRNTAHELSSDIGFLWLFIEKKDPEKPNQEGEIMEEWIWGEANWPHQFRENSGKALPSSQEIDIKSLIESENISFDLAEDERMVFWIEDANGNITVEYIDN
- a CDS encoding GNAT family N-acetyltransferase, which encodes MMNIRPYQSAYFQKVLALFDLNTPQYFAESEKADLEEYLQQKREDYFVVEENGEFIGAGGINYDPDRAVISWDFIHPEWQGKGIGRRLMDFRLAYIRSQKQYEKVIVRTSQLASGYYEKMGFNLLEVKKDFWAEGFDLYFMEQTISAGSY
- a CDS encoding nuclear transport factor 2 family protein; its protein translation is MTLREKCEDIYKMIGEGKLLDAFDKYYGEPVVITEPRGTWTGKAECRKHEEEFLGMIEEFHGMEVKAITSNEEAGIVMHETTMDVTFKDGNRVNMEQVGVQKWENGQIVHERFYYQ
- a CDS encoding protein kinase domain-containing protein, giving the protein MSTNQDNAAQSLVGKKLKNGWTVSKKIEPKEGSTGGFFSVCYVVTRGDEEAFLKALNFQAFFQMFRGRPIVEIINEQTNAYQFERDLLLRCKNNKLSKVSMVIDEGEEVLEGFTIPNVPYLIFEMSDGDVRSHMNFSKDVEIAWKLQSLHNVAVGLKQLHGVEIGHQDLKPSNVLLYQDGVVSKVGDLGRSLCAEIEAPHENGGDFPGDLNYAPTEFLYRYIDPDWNFRVRSTDMYLFGSLIVFYFSGANMTALIGKNLDPQFKWTQWRGKFEGVHDYLVDAFYKAIKEFKSSISDKELSDELSKIIEYCCFPIPDRRGHPKAIELSLNRDGSRNLNSNQFDFQRIVSKFDVLYRMANYKFK
- a CDS encoding class I SAM-dependent methyltransferase yields the protein MQQFFQEMEKSLKEDLFVKLTLSKPIRKSADLANVYLREVEIKNEKLLSFTYRYKTNDQVKNYTAKEAIQELEKLLQDAFRIATLFTLEKDVALRINKKGKATITNTPPTFSNKLPEHHDKQKVKRAEESEFLVHLGIKDKQGKLIPKMADKFKQINKYLEIIDGLIKSTDLPKQVNIVDMGSGKGYLTFALYDYLYNTKNLDVKVTGIELREELVNYCNDVANKCGYENLSFVSERIENYDKDQIDILIALHACDTATDDAIYKGLVSKSSLIICAPCCHKQVRQSVKGTTQENPILKFGIFKERQFEMVTDTIRALLLEKNQYNTKVFEFISNEHTRKNVMLVGSKASKSPNMEAINAKIEGLKQEFGVEEHYLETILEKKEE
- a CDS encoding DUF6249 domain-containing protein; protein product: MEAVIVFISLFATIFGISYYFFYTRNKERLALIEAGADASLFQAPKVQRKRHPVYAIALVIGMMAIGIGLGIVFAVILDNALDMKNNNEVLYVSGIFIFGGIGLVSSFLSLRWMDKKDEEK
- a CDS encoding RNA polymerase sigma factor, whose translation is MEEKHLNNIIEEVKRGNYHAFNAIIVAHEVQAYNLAFRIVKNREDAEEIAQDSFVKAYKRIKSFKGDSKFSTWLYRIVYNNSINKLRANKRFKLNDEIEDDQIGTSVSDHSMQNLLDQERKDFIKQALNKLNPQESTLITLYYQNECDLKEIEEITGVNKNNLKVQLHRARKRLEQHLKQMLPNELESIR